GTGAAGCGATTTCTTCATCAGTAAATAACTGAGAGAGAGAGATGACAGGTGTTAAAAATATCAGTGGCAGGCGACTTTTCCGGCGAAAATTCAGAACCTGTCCGGGGAAATCAGGGTTTTCAAAACTCACCGATGACAGGTGCAATACAATGGCGTCGAAACCTGTATCAGGAATAGTATGGGGGCTATGAAAATCCTCGCATTCACAGCTAAACCGGCGCAGGGAATGGCAGATGGCTTTCGCCTGGGGTAATAATGAGGCGTAGACGGCGACTTTCTTGTTCAGGGGTTTCCAGTTTTTTTGAACGTTCTGTTTTTTGATTGGCAGGGTGATTCTGAACAATGTTCCGCTGCCGCGCCGACTGTCAACGTCAACACTGCCACCCATCAGGTCGACCAGGTTTTTGACGATTGTGAGCCCAAGTCCGGTGCCGCCGTAGCGTCTTGAAATAGAAGTGTCTGCCTGGGTAAATGCCCGGAAAACTTGCTCGAGCTTATCGCTTTCAATACCAATGCCGGTATCGCGTACGCGGATTTCTATGGTTTCAGGCGAACTGGTATGGTTGGCAAGCTCAATGGCAACAGAACCTTCGCTGGTAAATTTAATAGCGTTGGAAACCAGGTTGTTAATCACCTGGCCTAGGCGGTAGCTATCACCAATGCGGCCAAATTCAACTTCCGGGTCAAAATCGACCAGTAAATCCAGTCCCTTGTTCTGTGCTTCTGTCGCAAAAAGTGCAGCAACACTTTCGATGCATTCGCATAAATCGAAGGAGTGGTTTTCAAGCACAACGGTATTGGATTGTAGTTTGCTGAAAACAAGAATGTCATCAATGAGCACCAACAGCTGGCGTGCGGCCTGGTCGATGATTTTACAATAATGGCGATCAGATTCGTTGGCGGCGGTTTCGTTCAACAACCGAATAAAGCCCTGGATTGCGGTGATGGGGGTGCGTAATTCGTGGCTCATGCGAGCGAGGAATTCGCTTTTTGCCTGGTTTGCAAGCTCGGCATGCTCGCGAGCTGCATCAAGCTCGTGATTCTTGCCCCGTAAATCTTCCAGGGTTGCTTCCAGTTCGGCAGTGGCCTCCTTTATTTGTTGTTGCAGGTTGCGTCGGTTATCGGCGACAGTTTCTGCCAAGCGGTTGATACCTTTTGACAATATTGCCAGTTCGTCCTGGGTCTCAACGCTGGCCCGGACGGCAAAGTTGCCTTTTTCCATTTTGCGCACGGTATCAGTCAATGACCATATGGGGTGAGTAATCGTGCGGCCCAGATAGTAGGAAAGTAGTATGGCAGTGAAAAATCCGACGATGGACAGACTCATTGAGGTTAGCAAAATCTGCTGGTTTCTTGCTTGAACAGGTTTCTGGTCCAGAGTCACCAGCACCCAGCCTATCGGTTTATCAATCGAGTCATCTACAGTATTGCTGTCACCATAATCGAGATAGGTTACACCACTGAGTACTACCGGTCGTTTAACGTAGAGCAGTTGCTCGTTATAAATATCGTTTTCCGGTAATTCATGAAGAGCAACAGAGGGTGTTACAAACGTGCCTGCGGTCACCAGTGGTTTGTGATC
This genomic stretch from Pseudomonadales bacterium harbors:
- a CDS encoding response regulator, whose amino-acid sequence is MRLSFSRGTTSIQRRFLLVTLIPLLLVTVLLTYHTIKSRQQDATNELLNTGNETTDYFAETAEFPLYSGNMEALTELATSISKLRYVSSAIVLDIDHKPLVTAGTFVTPSVALHELPENDIYNEQLLYVKRPVVLSGVTYLDYGDSNTVDDSIDKPIGWVLVTLDQKPVQARNQQILLTSMSLSIVGFFTAILLSYYLGRTITHPIWSLTDTVRKMEKGNFAVRASVETQDELAILSKGINRLAETVADNRRNLQQQIKEATAELEATLEDLRGKNHELDAAREHAELANQAKSEFLARMSHELRTPITAIQGFIRLLNETAANESDRHYCKIIDQAARQLLVLIDDILVFSKLQSNTVVLENHSFDLCECIESVAALFATEAQNKGLDLLVDFDPEVEFGRIGDSYRLGQVINNLVSNAIKFTSEGSVAIELANHTSSPETIEIRVRDTGIGIESDKLEQVFRAFTQADTSISRRYGGTGLGLTIVKNLVDLMGGSVDVDSRRGSGTLFRITLPIKKQNVQKNWKPLNKKVAVYASLLPQAKAICHSLRRFSCECEDFHSPHTIPDTGFDAIVLHLSSVSFENPDFPGQVLNFRRKSRLPLIFLTPVISLSQLFTDEEIASLQPAAFIAHPAPLSSLYNALLRKSTAPVYHSQQMFEPPLEGLNILVAEDNGFTGLLLETLISKSGGQCTLATNGIEAVKASQQEKFDVMLFDVHMPELSGVECTRQIRQGRGINAATPIIALTADIVQQEEEELRNAGANDLLFKPLNENFLLERIRKCAGISTGMRTHIELTADDISAEMFYSEITRLLTEIRLAFDSEDHDQMKEIAHQLAGVAGVFKLESLDEKARALHSAIKGGSSDEIQRLLGIVEAETRVLSRQTA